The following DNA comes from Camelina sativa cultivar DH55 chromosome 14, Cs, whole genome shotgun sequence.
TTGGATAATAGCCGCCATAAAAATTGTTTAACTTTGGGGagaatattaagtttctatattttgtttttgagtgtAATAGATCCATGGGGTATGGGAGGCAAGTTGTTATGTTGATTTGGGTTGTGCATTGATAGCCAATATCCTGATCTAACCATATAGACACCCGACTTTGTATAGTTCCATACAAACCTGTCTGCACATGATATTCGTGGGAGGTATatattgagtatatgactctgaTCCTCTTGTTGGATAGTATCCGTAATTAGTTCTTCATTCCATCGCTGGTGAGTGCCATTGTTTGTGATATAGTCAATGAGTTTTGTGTCTGCATTTGGATCAATCTTGCAAATAGGCTTTGGTAGATGAGCTGTAGTGATATTGTCCTTGTTAACACGTATAGATTCACCCAACACGTAGTGATATCTCCCAATATGTATCTCGAACGGAGCTTGATTATATTGAGTCTTTCTAGTATTGAAGCCCAACCGTATGACTGATTTTTCCTCAGTTTTGCGTCCAAAATAGAGTCATTTTTGAAGTACGTAGCCTTGTATACTCTTGCAAATAAGGTATCAGGTATCAAGTGATAAAACCTAGCCTTGTATAATCACTTGATGACTTAAACGTATATGTTAGTACGTGGTATAGCGTATGATAATGTTGTCCTGTATTATTAGTCAAAATTTTCGCTCGCATAttcataaatattcaaattatcaATACCATATTTACTTGtattgacatattttttttttgcagttttcaattctcaattaaaaaataattgtttacatGCATAAAATTAATAGTGTGTTGTCTAGTCATGTTATCTTGtatttttagtcaaaaatattcaaacaaatttaaacccTCAATACCATATTTACACATTTCTTGCAAAAaattcaaagaacaaaataacaGCTTAgatgtatataattaatacaaTGTTATCTAATTAGCTGTATTGTATATGAGTCAAATTTTAGAGGGCGTGTATACATGGAAGTTCAtcaaaaagttttgaaatttaaaaatttgtcaATACCaccatatttgttttaaatgtcaGATATAGTATTTACAgctcaattcaaaaaaaaaaaaaaaaaggggaatcATAAGGTAATCCAATTAAATGCATGCATAagataacattttaaaaatgattagatcatgaaagaaagaaaaaaaaaaaggaaagaaaaaaagcaaagagaagacCGAGTGTTGACAAAATATCATGTCACTGTTATTAGAAGAACCcacatttaatatattattattttttatttatttgagtaATATAatggaaaaatagaaaaaaacaaacaccaaatccgagagaaaataggaaaaaatagttacaataataatataaaaaggggtcatattcttttatatttcacTTCATTCGTTAAAAAGAATCTGAGAGATAGAAAAAGCCACAGAGAGACAAAGGAGAGAAAAtcagatagatagagagagagagagagaagagttggCCCAGcggatcgaagaagaagactgttcttcttcttccatggagttttgatttttatttggcacactctctctctcttgtttttatttttttttataaaattgttctGAGTGAATCTAGGAAACACTTTTTATTCTCttcgctttttttttatttttattattattattattattattgtttcatttttcgATAAATTGACGACGATTTAGGGGATAGAGAGATTTTTGTTCTCTGTTCAAAATTGCGATCAGACGATGATGATGTGGGTCTGATATAGGTATATAAATCTCTATCAccagattttgtattttttttttcttatataaataattttttttatatattaatgatttgatttgccaattttaattttatttggttcATGTTTGATGAAATTAGGTTTAGTCATTTCAAGTCAATTTGAtcctaaatcttttttttttagatttttatgtactttgatttttttttttgtactttgatgttttattcgattttttttttttttttttttttttttttttNtgtaattgttttttgttttggggatTTGGTTTGCGTGTAAtctggtttatttatttttttccattgatGATTATTATTCCCTTAGATTGCACACAGCTTCCTGTAATTGCAGTAGAATCTTTGCTTTTAGATTCgactaatttgattttgatcatCTCATCATTTACATCGTAATTGTTCTGTGATTGTGTTTTAATAAGGTTTTTTGAATCAGAAgagttgtgttgttgttttagtgGGAATTGAAACAAAACTGTGAGAGTCCACCACACATTACTTCTCCATGAGAGAGATCTCAgtgaagctttttgtttttgtttttgatgcaGTGTGGTTGTGGAGGAGATGCAAATCTGCGATATCAGACGGGTTTGTTCGCAATGAGAGATGCGGCCGAGGGTTCATCATCATACCCAAAATACGAGAAAGATTTCTTGAAACAAACGATACTTGAACACGAGGCTGTTTTTAAGAATCAGGTAAAAGTCAATCTTTTGTGATGCTTCTTAATACTCAATATGGTTCATTTAACTGGCAACCCGATTttcatgttcttgttgttgtttgtattttGATGTAGGTGCACGAACTCCATCGTTTGTATAGTATACAAAGGAATTTAGTGGATGAAGTAAAAGGAAAGAACTTGAATGAAGCTATGAACGTGAGTGATCATACATCTGTTAATGCAACTAAAAGGATGTTACCCTCTGGATTTCTCTTACCAAATGCTACTACATATGGAGAAGGAAGCAGCTCTCAAGCTTGCAACGGTCGTTTGCTAAATGGGGTTAGCTCAAAAGATGCGGGGGACGGGTTACATGTTAGAGAATCGAAAGTCAGGAGAAGAATGATTGATCTTCAACTCCCAGCCGATGAGTATCTTCATACTGATGAAACTACTAGTGGTACCGCTGAGAATACTACTATCTGCCATCCATTCCTGCAGTCAAAATCAGGAAGAGGCGAGGCTTTGCATCCGAGCTATCCTTCAGGATCTCGTTCGGATGTGAAGTACGTGAATGGCTTAGCTGACTTGAATGAGCCACTCAAATGGCAAGGTTCAGAACCTTTTGCTCCGTCAAGGGATATGTATTCTCATTATGGAAGAAACAATGCTGATGTTCGGGGTCAGTGGTTGGAGAAAAATCAAAGTCAAAATGAATGGATGGTCCTTCAAGCAGGTGAGATTTTCTTAATAAGTTGCTAGTCACATGCTCTTCACTTATATTTGATTCCTCTATAATCTTTGAAATGATGTGAAACCGGGGcgcaagttttttttgtgtgtgtctcGCTGCTCTATATGTCTTTAATGTCTCTATAGTTTCTTATTATGCATGTACGTCTCGATGGCTCATAGTatggttttgaattttatcCTGATTCAGTAATCTGTTACCATTTCTGTCTATCttctatttaattgttttcatgTGGCTGTGTGTTAATAATAGGGCACGATAGAAGCACTCAAAGAGATCAGTTGCATCTGCCTTCCTATTCTGGACAAGTACTTTCGAACAATGCATTTCAACCTCAGAGCTATCCTACAACTGATCATAGCACGGCAAAATTCTACGGGGAAAGAGCATATCGCGAGCTTGAAGTTCGCTCAAAGGCTCCTCAAGTTTCTTATGATAGCTACGCGGAATCAAGTGTGGCATCTAATGCTCCAAGATTACACAATGACTACCGCCCTGACTTTGTCAGACCATGGACCCATTGGTCTTCTTCATGGGAGAACCCTATGAGCAGCAGCTCACATCACAAGTCTTACCCAGTTCAAACAAATCCCTTCATGCATTTCGACCCACATGCAAGAGCAGATTCGAGTTTGGAGACTAGAAGCCGTGTTTCTAATGGGCTTTATCAAGGATTATCTTCAGGGTCTAAGCAGTCTATCTTTAATTTCCCATCAACCGGCTTTAAACCAAATGCTTCTCTAGGCGAGGTAGCGAAGAGACAGAGTTTTGAAAGCCTTCAAGGGCCAAGAAAGCAGGAACGCTCAACTGGGTTGCCCTGGCTAAAACCGAAGCCAGCTTACAAAAGTGATATATCCAATGGCTGCTTTGATTTGAATGCTTCGACAAATCAATTCATGGATGGAACTGAGACAGGGGGCAACCTGACTACTGTTTTTCCTCAGAATGGTTTGCCGTCTGCTTCGTACTCTAATAGTGCGAACATGGGAAGAGTTGAAATCAAGCCTCAGAGTAGTTCAAGAATTATTGGGGGACCAATCTTTGAGAAGCAATTTATTCGCAAGCAGGAGCATATGCCCCTTATCTCTCATTCCTCGTGTATTGCTGATCAACACAAGGAAGTGAATCACTTGGTAAAGCGAGACCTCGATATCAACATGCCATGGGATGCCTCGGTTTCTGCTGACCAGCGTGGTGCTAAAGCCGTTTGTGTAGACAAGAAAGAAGGGAGCAAAGCTGCCAAATTCAGACACTGCATTGATCTGAATTCATGTGCTAGTGAGGATGATGCAGATGCTGGCTTGCGTTCCAgtctgagagagaaaaaaaaaggaagaacttGGATAGATTTGGAAGCTCCCCCTACTCtcgagagtgaagaagaaggagatacCTCGCAggagaaagcaaaagaagaaactttgggATTGATGCAAGGCCAAGACAGAAATTCTATGAACGAACTCATCAAGGTAGCAGCAGAAGCAATAGTTGCCATCTCATTGTCTGATCACCAACGCCATCCCGATGACGCAGCTTCCTCTTCAACTGATCCGGCTGCGGAAAGCCGGCTCTCTTGGTTTGCAGACATAATCATTTCTTGCGATGATGAGTTAAAAAGAAAGGGTGATGGTTCTCCAGAAGCCACAGACTTTGAGGGTTACCGTGAAGAATATTCTTCTGGGGAGATTGATTACTTTGAAGCCATGACCCTGAATTTACAggagatgaaggaagaagagtaCATGCCAGAGCCATTAATCCCTCCGCATCTGAAATTCGAAGGGACAGGTATCAACCGGCCTAGAAGAGGACAAGCAAGACGTGGAAGACCAAAGCGGGATTTCCAGAGGGATATTCTCCCCGGACTCTCTTCTCTATCAAGGCACGAAATAACTGAAGATATGCAATTGTTTGGAGGGCTTACGAAAACCACAGATTATTCTGGATTGGCTGCTCGAAGGAACTCAAAGAGAAAACGACTGGTCACTAACATAAACCAAGCTCCAGTTGGCTCATCAATGGCGCAGCCAATGGATGAGAGCGTATCAGTGGTGGGACTCGAAGAAGGGAAGCTCACAGGATGGGGACAAGCAACAAGAAGACCGAGGAGACAAAGGTGCCCTCCTGCAGGTAATCCCGCAACCGTGATGTTAACATGATAGTTTCAGGAAATAATCGGAATTTGCCAAACTTTAAAACTCTATAGAGGGGGtataaaacagagagattaTAACAATCATTTATTTATACAGTAGACTGATGTTGTTAAATTGGTCTCACCTATTGTTTTGGGTgatttgtgtcttttttttctttttcttttttgtatatcTCTGTCTTCTGTAAGATGGACGAAACATGATTTGCTTTGTATTATAGCCTGGTTGGTTATAAAACAGATAGATTTCTTTCTTAATTGTTGTCACTGTTTAAACTGAACCAAGTATCATAACGCTTGTCCAGTTGAAACTTAGCCAGCCCAAAACATGATTTGATTCTATATACGTCACATCAATTTAATCTAGGTCACAACATTTAATTGGTTGCGTGTTACATATGTTATCTACACCAAATTAGATCAGAGGAGGGTCCATACATATGTTTTAcgatagttttgtttttgtatgcaAGAATcacttaaaagaaagaaactttataAGGAACACTTTTGCCAAGAGTTTCTTCTTAGAGGCCAATAAAATGTGGTCCTTCTTAGAGGTTCACTTGCTCTATTTCAGTTGGATTATCATTGAACTCTGCCACAAAAGCACCAAGcttttatatgattatgaatatataaaagaagacTTTGATTTACCTTCTAAACCAAAAGCATTCTTGAATCTGAagcaaaagaataaataaacagAAAAGACACAATGAAGAGAGCAAAAATCAATCATTCATCAATAGGAGCAGGAAGATTGAGATCGATGAGTGTATGCATCTCATGAGCTACTTGGTGTTGAATCACCAAAGTCCTGTGTTCTTGATTCCCGATGAAATGTGATCTCTTGTGACCACCTAAAGCTTGTCCCGATTTAAACACCCTGAAGCAAATCGGACACTCGTgacctttgcttttcttctttacagTACCACTTGCTTTCTTAACCATTGGGGACTTACTATGATGAATCTTGATAGTTCGGTTTGTGTCCGCACATGAATCAGTATCCAAGCTGTGCTCACCACTGTCATAGACAGATTCGCTGAACTCGTACTTGATTTTCTTACGGCCATAAGAAGGAAAGCCTCGTTTGCTTTTCCTCAGATCATACTTTGTAGAAGAACGACCTGATCCTGATCCTCCTGACCCTGACCCTCCTTCCTTATACCATTCCTTTCTGAATCTGTTCATGTCCTTGTCCTGTTTTGTTGGGGAGCTGTTGAATCCGGATCCAGATCCCATTACAGCCTTGTTATCAAACCCACTGTTCCTGGTGAACCCATCAACAGAAACATCTGAGTACAACTTCTTTGGTCCATTCCTGAAGTAGCCAGAATCAGAATTATCTGAATCATAAAGAACACCACCATTATCCT
Coding sequences within:
- the LOC104741192 gene encoding uncharacterized protein LOC104741192, with the protein product MRDAAEGSSSYPKYEKDFLKQTILEHEAVFKNQVHELHRLYSIQRNLVDEVKGKNLNEAMNVSDHTSVNATKRMLPSGFLLPNATTYGEGSSSQACNGRLLNGVSSKDAGDGLHVRESKVRRRMIDLQLPADEYLHTDETTSGTAENTTICHPFLQSKSGRGEALHPSYPSGSRSDVKYVNGLADLNEPLKWQGSEPFAPSRDMYSHYGRNNADVRGQWLEKNQSQNEWMVLQAGHDRSTQRDQLHLPSYSGQVLSNNAFQPQSYPTTDHSTAKFYGERAYRELEVRSKAPQVSYDSYAESSVASNAPRLHNDYRPDFVRPWTHWSSSWENPMSSSSHHKSYPVQTNPFMHFDPHARADSSLETRSRVSNGLYQGLSSGSKQSIFNFPSTGFKPNASLGEVAKRQSFESLQGPRKQERSTGLPWLKPKPAYKSDISNGCFDLNASTNQFMDGTETGGNLTTVFPQNGLPSASYSNSANMGRVEIKPQSSSRIIGGPIFEKQFIRKQEHMPLISHSSCIADQHKEVNHLVKRDLDINMPWDASVSADQRGAKAVCVDKKEGSKAAKFRHCIDLNSCASEDDADAGLRSSLREKKKGRTWIDLEAPPTLESEEEGDTSQEKAKEETLGLMQGQDRNSMNELIKVAAEAIVAISLSDHQRHPDDAASSSTDPAAESRLSWFADIIISCDDELKRKGDGSPEATDFEGYREEYSSGEIDYFEAMTLNLQEMKEEEYMPEPLIPPHLKFEGTGINRPRRGQARRGRPKRDFQRDILPGLSSLSRHEITEDMQLFGGLTKTTDYSGLAARRNSKRKRLVTNINQAPVGSSMAQPMDESVSVVGLEEGKLTGWGQATRRPRRQRCPPAGNPATVMLT